The nucleotide sequence AAGCCGTGGATCTTCCTCGATAATCTGTCGAAAAATGTGATGCCGAATATCGGTCTTCTGCGAGATTTGGGGATGCCGGAATCCTCCATAGCTTTGCTGCTTGCGCAATACCCCAACATTTTGATGAAAAAGCATGAATTGTTCAGTGAGATTGTGAATGAGGTGAAAGAATTCGGATTCGAGCCCGagaaatcaaactttgtgccgGCAATGCGGGTGATGTCCGGTAAAAATTCAATCTTGAAACGAAACCAAGAGGCTTACAGGAAATGTGGTTGGTCGGAGGATGAGATCCTCTCTGCTTTCAGGTCCAATCCCTTGTGCATGACGAAATCGGAGAAGAAGATAACGGAGACGATTGATTTCTTGGTGAACAAGATGGGGTGGTCCTCAGCCGCCATTGCGAAATGCGCGACGGTGATGTGCTTGAGCTTGGAGAGGAGGATCGTGCCGCGGTGTTTGGTTTTCAAATTGCTGGTGGCAAAGGGGTTGGAAAAAGAGAATTTGAGGTTGTCGAGTGTGGTTTATCCGGCGGAGAAGCAGTTCTTGGAGAGGTTTGTGAGTAGACATGAAGTGCAACTTCCTCAGTTGTTGCTTGTGTACCAAGGAAAAGTGGATATCCAAGatgtattgattaattgaaatttgtaTCGTATGATTCAATGAGAATGACGAAAAAGGAGATTAATTTCGGtgattttttcaatttaaattttgatctttgtgttttaaatttcttcaatttaatcATTGTGTTTTGTAATCACGACTTGGTGGTCCAGTGGTAAAAGACGAATTACGAGGCttctttaaaacaaaaaacccgAGGTCTCCGGTTCGAAACTCATTGCTGGTGTGGAAGCTAAACTTGTGGTCAGGGGTGGGTGGATAATCGTAGCATACCACCAGTGATCCAGTTGTCTCTCTTTTTACATGCACAAGGGATATGTGTTTTGTGTTGTCTCTCTTGTGGAAGTCAAATTTATGTTTCGTGTTgttacaaaaaaattgaaattatgttATTTAGTTAAATTTAACCCACTGAATCAATTCGTTTATTTGATAAATAAATTGAGTATCGCCACTTGAATTGTGGTGTAGTGATATTTGTTTCCATTTGTTTGTAGGAGTCTCAAGATTCGACTTTCATAAATTGTGTGTTAAATGCTTAAAAGCTTGGTGAATCATACGATACAAATGAACAAGTTTCTCATTCGTTTGCTCTGATGAGGCAAGTGAGGTTCTCATAGACTCATCTTTTATTAAGGCGGAATGAGTCTGCTGCGGTCATCAACGGCACAGTAAGCCATAACTTTTGCATCTTATTGTGCCGTATCGAGAGCATGGTAGCCATAACTTTCGTATACGTTTATCGTGCCATTTGGTCATGGTCACATTCTTTGCAAAGCAAATCGACATCTGCTCCAACCAATTTGCTTAAGAGGCTTTCTCTAGTGTCCGTTTAGATTGCACATCTAAATAAGAACTGTTAGGTCATTTAACTTATTAGAATCTAACGGCTCACATTCAAATTAACACgtaaaatgaaatcaaacttcTAAAATTTGCATCGGACGGTCCTAAAGGTTTAAGTAGCCTTTGGTGCAGGCCCAATTAGCAACAAAGCCCATTCAGGTTCCAACCCAAACGACTCATGTCCAAACGGTTGGACTACTACATcttgtttggatgtgtttttaaaatgattgaaatcgtttttggtgaaaatatttttgaaaacaattcttagtaaaaatgttagtaaaaaacatttgaagtacTTTTATAACTGAAAAACATTCTACCTATAAATgcttttagtaattttaaaaacatatcGAACCGAGAGCCACATCACCACACGCAGCCAGAGAGCTTCATCGATTCGTGC is from Pyrus communis chromosome 10, drPyrComm1.1, whole genome shotgun sequence and encodes:
- the LOC137747823 gene encoding transcription termination factor MTERF6, chloroplastic/mitochondrial-like; the encoded protein is MTPFNSLTKIAAVPRFAVQNLSCRRSIANTISADHDAPTVAYLINSCGLSPESAAEASQKLKLRSSDRADSVLELLRTHEFSAADISKLVRRHPLILAADAEKTLLPKLEFFTSKGISRLDLARTVSYDPSLLKISLKNQIIPSYNFLKALLISDERVISILKHKPWIFLDNLSKNVMPNIGLLRDLGMPESSIALLLAQYPNILMKKHELFSEIVNEVKEFGFEPEKSNFVPAMRVMSGKNSILKRNQEAYRKCGWSEDEILSAFRSNPLCMTKSEKKITETIDFLVNKMGWSSAAIAKCATVMCLSLERRIVPRCLVFKLLVAKGLEKENLRLSSVVYPAEKQFLERFVSRHEVQLPQLLLVYQGKVDIQDVLIN